A segment of the Pseudomonas serboccidentalis genome:
GCCTCGGCGACTGGCATGTGGCGCTGCAACAGCTTGAGCTGGAGTTTGCCGATTGCGCGCCGTTGAACTGGCTGGAGAGCGGTCATGACTGATGCCCGTAAAGCGCCGCTGAAACTTGCGGTGGTCGGCCACACCAACGTCGGCAAGACCTCGCTGCTGCGCACCCTGACCCGCGATGTCGGTTTCGGCGAAGTCTCGCATCGCCCGAGCACCACCCGGCATGTCGAGGGTGCGCGATTGTCGGTGGACGGCGAGCCGTTGCTCGATCTCTACGACACGCCCGGGCTGGAAGACGCCATCGCTCTGCTGGATTTCCTGGAGCGTCTGGAGCGCCCCGGCGAACGCCTCGACGGCCCGGCGCGACTGGCACGGTTTCTCGACGGCAGCGAGGCGCGCCAGCGTTTCGAACAGGAAGCGAAAGTGCTGCGGCAACTGCTCGCCTCTGACGCCGGACTCTATGTGATCGACGCCCGCGAACCGGTGCTGGCCAAGTACCGCGACGAACTCGAAGTGCTCGCCAGTTGCGGTAAACCACTGCTGCCGGTGCTCAATTTTGTCAGCAGCGCCAGCCATCGCGAACCGGATTGGCGCGAAGCGTTGGCGCGGCTCGGCCTGCATGCGCTGGTGCGCTTCGACAGCGTTGCACCGCCGGAGGACGGCGAGCGGCGCCTGTACGAAAGCCTCGCGTTGCTGCTGGAAAACGCCCGGCCGCAACTGGAGCGGCTGATCGCCGATCAACAGGCCCAGCGTCTGGCGCGCCAGCAAAGTGCGGCACGCTTGATCGCCGAACTGCTGATCGATTGCGCCGCGTGCCGGCGCAGTGTGGTCAGCGACGCCGAACAGGAACAGCAAGCAATCAGCGAACTGCGCAAAGCCGTGCGTCAACGTGAACAGAAATGCGTCGAGGCATTGCTCAAGCTCTATGCGTTTCGCCCGCAAGATGCGGCAGCCAGTGATCTGCCGTTGCTCGACGGGCGTTGGGGCGATGATTTGTTCAACCCGGAGACCTTGAAGCAACTGGGAGTGCGCGTCGGCGGCGGGATTGCGGCAGGCGCCGCCGCCGGGGCTGGCGTGGATTTGCTGGTGGGCGGCATTACCCTCGGCGCTGCGGCTTTGGCCGGTGCAATCGCTGGCGGCGCGCTGCAGACCGCGCGCAGTTATGGCAGCCGCTTGCTGGGCAAGATCAAGGGCCAGCGGGAATTGACCGTAGATGACGGCGTGTTGCGGTTGTTGGCATTGCGTCAGCGGCAGCTGTTACTGGCGCTCGATCAGCGCGGGCATGCGGCGATGGACGCGGTTCAGGTGGCAACACCGCAGGACAAGACCTGGCGCGAGGGCAAGTTGCCGGATGCGCTGAGCAAGGCGCGGGCGCATCCGCAGTGGTCTTCGCTCAATCCGCATGCGAAGTTGAATCAGGCGGAGCGGCAGGAGCAGATTGATTTGCTGGCAGCAGATTTGTAGCGTCTGATCTGGCGCCATCGCGAGCAGGCTCACTCCTACAATGGATCGCGTTCACCTTGTAGGAGTGAGCCTGCTCGCGATAGCCGTAACTCGGTCCAGAGACTCAAACTACCAGCAGCCGCGCCGCTTTCTCCTTCAATACCCCAAGATCCATCACCGGCACCCCCATCTCCTTGGCCAACTCATCCCACTGCCGCATACGCAAACTCACGGCACAAAGCGGATCACGCTCAAACGCATCCGCCTCGGCCTCAGTCATCACCCCGCCCTGATACTCCAGCGTGCGACGACTGGCTTCACTCAACCGCTCAAAGTACCCAGGCTCGCGCAAGGTCAGATAGCGCTTGGCCTGCACGTGATATTCCACCAGCCGCGCCAGGCGCTCGCTGAAACCCGCCTCACGCAAATAATCCGCCCCCAGCCGCTCATGGCTGACCACGCCATAACCGCCCATGTTCTGCGCGCCCTCGGCACACAAATGGCCGATGTCATGGAAGAACGCCGCCAGTACCACTTCGTCGTCGAAGCCTTCGGCGATCGCCAGTTCGGCGGCCTGGGACATGTGTTCGATCTGCGACACCGGTTCGCCGATGTAATCGCGGGTGCCGAAGCGCTCATACAACCCGAATACCCAGGCGACGACTTGTTGGTGATCTGCCATCAGATTTCCTCCAGCAGCTGCGCGATGTTGCGCTCGGCCAGCGCCGGG
Coding sequences within it:
- a CDS encoding GTPase/DUF3482 domain-containing protein — translated: MTDARKAPLKLAVVGHTNVGKTSLLRTLTRDVGFGEVSHRPSTTRHVEGARLSVDGEPLLDLYDTPGLEDAIALLDFLERLERPGERLDGPARLARFLDGSEARQRFEQEAKVLRQLLASDAGLYVIDAREPVLAKYRDELEVLASCGKPLLPVLNFVSSASHREPDWREALARLGLHALVRFDSVAPPEDGERRLYESLALLLENARPQLERLIADQQAQRLARQQSAARLIAELLIDCAACRRSVVSDAEQEQQAISELRKAVRQREQKCVEALLKLYAFRPQDAAASDLPLLDGRWGDDLFNPETLKQLGVRVGGGIAAGAAAGAGVDLLVGGITLGAAALAGAIAGGALQTARSYGSRLLGKIKGQRELTVDDGVLRLLALRQRQLLLALDQRGHAAMDAVQVATPQDKTWREGKLPDALSKARAHPQWSSLNPHAKLNQAERQEQIDLLAADL
- a CDS encoding phosphonate degradation HD-domain oxygenase, which encodes MADHQQVVAWVFGLYERFGTRDYIGEPVSQIEHMSQAAELAIAEGFDDEVVLAAFFHDIGHLCAEGAQNMGGYGVVSHERLGADYLREAGFSERLARLVEYHVQAKRYLTLREPGYFERLSEASRRTLEYQGGVMTEAEADAFERDPLCAVSLRMRQWDELAKEMGVPVMDLGVLKEKAARLLVV